In Natronococcus occultus SP4, the following proteins share a genomic window:
- a CDS encoding thiamine pyrophosphate-dependent dehydrogenase E1 component subunit alpha, whose protein sequence is MGGFDIETEAGRREALRRMLTIRAFDSEAGDRFADGEIPGFVHLYIGEEAVGVGTCAALEDDDYIASTHRGHGHCIAKGLDPKYMMAELYGKAEGYCNGKGGSMHIADVDAGMLGANGIVGAGPPLATGAALSIDYQDRDQVAVGFLGDGAVAQGQVHEAMNLAATWDLPAIFVIENNQYGEGTPVEDQHNVDNLSDTAQAHDIPGLTVDGMDVTAVAEAVGEARARARAGDGPSLIEAETYRYRGHYEGDEEPYRDEDEIERWKDRDAIDSFKQRLIDRGELTDEEFQELEHEVEAEIEAAVEYAREAEPPAPHEAYDDMFAETPPEIERFATAARTDGGERIDDSRSTPDRSRSEGGERQ, encoded by the coding sequence ATGGGAGGATTTGACATAGAGACGGAAGCGGGACGACGGGAGGCGTTGCGACGAATGCTGACGATCCGCGCGTTCGACAGCGAGGCCGGAGATCGGTTCGCGGACGGCGAGATCCCCGGCTTCGTTCACCTCTATATCGGCGAGGAGGCGGTCGGCGTCGGCACCTGCGCCGCCCTCGAGGACGACGACTACATCGCCAGCACCCATCGCGGTCACGGCCACTGCATCGCGAAGGGGCTGGATCCGAAGTACATGATGGCCGAGCTGTACGGGAAAGCCGAGGGCTACTGCAACGGCAAGGGTGGCTCGATGCACATCGCCGACGTCGACGCGGGGATGCTCGGCGCCAACGGGATCGTCGGCGCGGGACCACCGCTTGCGACCGGCGCGGCGCTGTCGATCGACTACCAGGACCGCGACCAGGTCGCGGTCGGCTTCCTCGGGGACGGCGCGGTCGCCCAGGGCCAGGTCCACGAGGCGATGAACCTCGCGGCGACGTGGGATCTACCGGCGATCTTCGTCATCGAGAACAACCAGTACGGCGAGGGGACGCCCGTCGAGGACCAGCACAACGTCGACAACCTGAGCGACACCGCTCAGGCCCACGACATCCCGGGGCTGACCGTCGACGGGATGGACGTCACCGCGGTCGCGGAGGCCGTCGGCGAGGCCCGTGCCCGCGCCAGGGCCGGCGACGGGCCGTCGCTGATCGAGGCCGAGACCTACCGCTACCGGGGCCACTACGAGGGCGACGAGGAACCCTACCGCGACGAGGACGAGATCGAGCGCTGGAAGGACCGCGACGCGATCGACTCGTTCAAACAGCGGCTGATCGACCGGGGTGAGCTCACCGACGAGGAGTTCCAGGAGCTCGAGCACGAGGTCGAGGCCGAGATCGAGGCGGCGGTCGAGTACGCCCGGGAGGCAGAGCCGCCGGCGCCCCACGAGGCCTACGACGACATGTTCGCCGAGACGCCCCCCGAGATCGAGCGCTTTGCGACTGCCGCGCGGACCGACGGCGGTGAGCGAATCGACGATTCGCGATCCACACCGGATCGTTCGCGATCCGAGGGAGGTGAACGACAATGA
- a CDS encoding site-specific integrase has protein sequence MKPPEVGRNEDARDELLDSEQAETIIGYLERYKRASRDHVLVAIRWHTGIRLGSLGAIDLDDYEPEEQCFWLRHRPETGPPLKNQQPAERAIALDDYYCDVLDEYIRFHRHDVADEHGRQPLVTSDQGRLSASQIRTEIYRLTQPCIVGHCPHDRKPMDCEAREYEHYSECPSSLSPHTIRRSAITHQLREGVPERIVSDRCDVSSEGLEHHYDRRTDRMKMEQRRDFIE, from the coding sequence GTGAAGCCTCCCGAAGTTGGCCGCAACGAGGACGCACGTGACGAACTGCTCGATTCCGAGCAGGCCGAGACGATCATCGGCTATCTCGAGCGGTACAAGCGTGCGAGCCGCGACCACGTCCTCGTCGCGATCCGCTGGCATACAGGGATTCGACTCGGAAGTCTCGGTGCGATCGATCTCGATGACTACGAGCCCGAAGAGCAGTGTTTCTGGCTCCGGCATCGTCCCGAAACGGGGCCGCCACTCAAGAATCAGCAACCAGCTGAGCGCGCAATCGCACTCGACGACTACTACTGCGACGTCCTCGACGAATACATCCGGTTCCACCGACACGATGTTGCTGACGAACACGGACGGCAGCCGCTCGTAACGAGCGATCAGGGGCGATTGAGTGCCAGTCAGATCCGCACGGAGATCTACCGTCTTACTCAGCCCTGTATAGTCGGGCACTGTCCCCATGATCGCAAGCCGATGGATTGTGAGGCACGCGAGTACGAACACTACTCGGAGTGTCCCAGCAGTCTCTCGCCTCATACTATCCGACGCAGTGCGATCACCCATCAGCTCCGAGAGGGCGTTCCGGAACGAATCGTCAGCGATCGATGTGACGTTTCATCGGAAGGGCTCGAACACCACTATGATCGACGAACCGACCGAATGAAGATGGAACAGCGACGCGACTTCATCGAGTAA
- a CDS encoding alpha-ketoacid dehydrogenase subunit beta has protein sequence MTAQTERELETETETMTVREAVRQALREELERDEDVYLMGEDIGVFGGVLEVTSGLYDEFGAQRVRDTPISEAGFMGAATGAAATGTRPVVELMFSDFAGVSMEQIMNQMAKMRYMFGGKAEMPVTVRTTEGGGMGAASQHSGTIHTWISHFPGLKAVAPGTAASAKGLTKAAIRSDDPVFVFENKMIYEQEGAVPTDEEFTIPIGEAAIEREGEDATVVATQRLVGESLQTAESLAEAGVEAEVIDPRSLYPLDTETIVESVRKTGRLIVADESPLSYGTHAEIIARVQEEAFFSLDAPIQRVGTPDTHMPFSTPLEQEVLPDGDDVREAIERVT, from the coding sequence ATGACTGCCCAGACCGAACGCGAACTCGAGACCGAGACCGAGACGATGACCGTTCGGGAGGCCGTCCGCCAGGCGCTGCGCGAGGAACTCGAGCGCGACGAGGACGTCTACCTCATGGGCGAGGACATCGGCGTCTTCGGGGGCGTCCTCGAGGTCACGAGCGGTCTGTACGACGAGTTCGGCGCCCAGCGCGTGCGGGATACGCCGATCAGCGAGGCCGGCTTCATGGGCGCGGCGACGGGTGCGGCGGCGACGGGCACCCGCCCGGTCGTCGAGCTCATGTTCTCGGATTTCGCGGGCGTCTCGATGGAACAGATCATGAACCAGATGGCGAAGATGCGCTACATGTTCGGCGGGAAAGCCGAGATGCCCGTCACGGTCCGCACCACCGAGGGCGGCGGGATGGGCGCCGCCAGCCAGCACTCGGGGACGATCCACACCTGGATTAGCCACTTCCCCGGGCTGAAGGCCGTCGCACCCGGCACCGCCGCGAGCGCGAAGGGGCTGACGAAGGCCGCGATCCGGTCGGACGACCCCGTCTTCGTCTTCGAGAACAAGATGATCTACGAGCAGGAGGGCGCGGTGCCGACCGACGAGGAGTTCACGATCCCGATCGGCGAGGCCGCGATCGAGCGCGAGGGCGAGGACGCCACGGTCGTCGCCACCCAGCGGCTGGTCGGCGAGTCGCTCCAGACCGCCGAGAGCCTGGCCGAGGCCGGCGTCGAGGCCGAGGTGATCGATCCCCGGTCGCTGTACCCTCTCGACACGGAGACGATCGTCGAGAGCGTCCGGAAGACGGGACGGCTCATCGTCGCCGACGAGAGCCCGCTGTCGTACGGCACCCACGCGGAGATCATCGCCCGCGTCCAGGAGGAGGCGTTCTTCAGCCTCGACGCGCCGATCCAGCGGGTCGGCACGCCCGACACGCACATGCCGTTTAGCACGCCCCTGGAGCAGGAGGTCCTGCCGGACGGCGACGACGTCCGCGAGGCGATCGAGCGGGTGACCTGA
- a CDS encoding NAD(+)/NADH kinase, translating into MDRVGLVVNPAAGRDIRRLTGGASVVDDYAKRRVADCVLEGLTAVADPLAVRLMPDRSGIADHVLEEAPDELEAAALEMSVENTAADTRRAAAQFRKQGVGAVVVLGGDGTTRDVASEIGSVPVVAVSTGTNNVVPSAVDGTVAGVAAALLATDVVPAADVTERHGVVEARAETPNGERNLSALAAAEVSSRSFIGSRALLDPGDLRGGVVSRAHPGDIGLPAVAGALEPVAPAAPGGVALRLTDPEDAPRTARATLAPGVVATVGIESCERVEPDDPVRFEVPDGVVGADGERELELTDTTVEFRVRADGPRLVDVDAVLAAGSEAGAFVIERADHPPARED; encoded by the coding sequence GTGGATCGTGTCGGCCTGGTCGTCAACCCCGCCGCCGGGCGCGACATCCGGCGGCTCACCGGCGGCGCCAGCGTCGTCGACGACTACGCGAAGCGACGGGTCGCCGACTGCGTCCTCGAGGGGCTGACCGCGGTCGCCGACCCCCTGGCCGTCCGGCTGATGCCCGACCGGTCCGGGATCGCCGACCACGTCCTCGAGGAGGCGCCCGACGAGCTCGAGGCCGCGGCCCTGGAGATGTCCGTCGAGAATACGGCCGCGGACACGCGTCGAGCGGCCGCGCAGTTTCGCAAGCAGGGAGTCGGCGCCGTCGTCGTCCTCGGCGGGGACGGGACGACCCGCGACGTCGCGAGCGAGATCGGCTCGGTTCCGGTCGTCGCCGTCTCGACGGGGACGAACAACGTCGTCCCGTCGGCCGTCGACGGCACCGTCGCGGGCGTCGCCGCAGCGCTGCTCGCGACCGACGTCGTCCCGGCTGCCGACGTCACCGAGCGCCACGGCGTCGTCGAAGCACGGGCCGAGACCCCGAACGGCGAGCGAAACCTGTCCGCGCTGGCGGCCGCCGAGGTGTCCTCGCGGTCGTTTATCGGCTCGCGGGCGCTGCTCGATCCCGGCGACCTCCGTGGGGGCGTCGTCTCGCGGGCCCACCCGGGAGACATCGGCCTCCCCGCAGTCGCCGGAGCACTCGAACCCGTCGCCCCCGCCGCGCCCGGCGGCGTGGCGCTCCGGCTGACCGATCCCGAGGACGCCCCGCGGACCGCGCGGGCGACGCTGGCACCCGGCGTGGTGGCGACCGTCGGGATCGAGTCGTGCGAGCGTGTCGAGCCCGACGACCCGGTTCGGTTCGAGGTTCCGGACGGCGTCGTCGGCGCCGACGGCGAGCGCGAGCTCGAACTCACGGATACGACCGTCGAGTTCCGGGTCCGCGCCGACGGCCCGCGGCTGGTCGACGTCGACGCCGTCCTCGCGGCCGGGAGCGAAGCGGGCGCGTTCGTGATCGAGAGGGCCGACCACCCGCCCGCTCGGGAGGACTGA
- a CDS encoding DUF1156 domain-containing protein, whose amino-acid sequence MSDEQPERPIELTFPTDRVNEIAEREAHAKRYYRPVYTMHKWWARRLGSVFRTMVLYSLADRELSVTGTRQSTLGEDDGLPKIDWDDPEALWQYYLEDVDFDGKTVLDPFMGGGTSVVESLRLGCTAIGSELNPVAWFVVKKEVEPVDLDVLDAAFEQLEATVGREIRDYYRTDCPDCEDDHRAASMYQFWVNEVPCLECAEPVALFNDYRLAEARSAANDRDIVVCPGCRHVFETDDYRTETACPDCSWEFVPETAGTVDGGSYTCPHCEAGTGMSIVEAVDRYGAPERALYAVEYYCSESGEKGYKPASSFDRELFATAQAELAETRDSLPIPTTERYRGSSDRARKYGFERYDQMFNDRQLLCLGKLLAAIADLEDRNVREFLLLAFSDSLAFNNMFCEYHSSENKIQGLYKRHTITARHTPVENNVWGASEGAATFSTAFEKMRAGKEFCRNPYEKYVEDGETKQQNGVGEIEGRLVDDPADLGSEGNVFLRCGSSEQLPVADDSVDAVITDPPYLDNVMYAETADFYYVWLTQVLEDEYDQFAPERTPKASEVVSDPASADSVETYRDEEHFVAGLTSVFEEANRALKDDGVMAFTFHHTETAGWSTVLTAVLEAGFTVTAVHPIRGEMRGSTHIHNKDSIEYDVIVVCRSRREEPEAVRWETLLEEIHDRASEAIERLEADGPRLARGDVFAVAMGTCLEAFSEHYPNVTRDGQRVSVDDAIATIRDVVVERLLSERVRLLSEATEPTTAVYLATVLGRGGTIAADTLREDLRRRAVDVDDLVAEGLLERDGEQLLVVAPSDRVELIEEKDDPLAVDRAHYLFHLAETDRLVREFGPWTDDGAIAALEQLAEIENEDAYAEIADYVRDRSDTQRGLEEFG is encoded by the coding sequence ATGTCCGACGAGCAGCCCGAGCGACCGATCGAGCTCACGTTCCCGACGGATCGGGTCAACGAGATCGCCGAACGGGAGGCCCACGCGAAGCGCTACTACCGACCCGTCTACACGATGCACAAGTGGTGGGCACGTCGCCTCGGTAGCGTGTTCCGGACGATGGTGCTGTACTCGCTCGCCGACCGGGAGCTGAGCGTGACCGGCACGCGCCAGTCAACCCTCGGCGAGGACGACGGCCTCCCGAAGATCGACTGGGACGACCCCGAGGCACTCTGGCAGTACTACCTCGAGGACGTCGACTTCGACGGGAAGACCGTCCTGGACCCCTTTATGGGCGGCGGGACGAGCGTCGTCGAGTCGCTCCGGCTGGGCTGTACCGCGATCGGGAGCGAGCTAAACCCCGTCGCGTGGTTCGTCGTGAAAAAGGAGGTCGAACCCGTCGACCTCGACGTCCTCGACGCGGCCTTCGAGCAGCTGGAGGCGACCGTCGGCCGCGAGATCCGGGACTACTACCGCACCGACTGTCCGGACTGCGAGGACGACCACCGCGCGGCGTCGATGTACCAGTTCTGGGTCAACGAGGTTCCCTGCCTGGAGTGTGCAGAGCCCGTCGCCCTCTTCAACGACTACCGGCTCGCCGAGGCCCGATCCGCGGCGAACGACCGCGATATCGTCGTCTGTCCCGGCTGCCGGCACGTCTTCGAGACCGACGACTACCGAACCGAGACCGCCTGTCCCGACTGTTCCTGGGAGTTCGTCCCCGAGACCGCGGGGACCGTCGACGGCGGGAGCTACACCTGTCCGCACTGCGAGGCGGGCACTGGAATGTCGATCGTCGAAGCCGTCGACCGGTACGGGGCACCCGAGCGCGCGCTCTACGCGGTCGAGTACTACTGTTCGGAGAGCGGCGAGAAAGGGTACAAACCGGCGAGCTCGTTCGATCGGGAGCTGTTCGCGACGGCGCAGGCGGAGCTGGCCGAGACGCGCGACTCGCTGCCGATCCCCACCACCGAGCGCTATCGGGGGAGCTCCGACCGCGCCCGGAAGTACGGGTTCGAGCGGTACGACCAGATGTTCAACGACCGCCAGCTGCTCTGTCTCGGCAAGCTGCTCGCGGCCATCGCCGATCTCGAGGACCGCAACGTCAGGGAGTTTCTCTTGCTCGCGTTCTCGGACAGCCTGGCTTTCAACAACATGTTCTGCGAGTACCACAGCTCGGAGAACAAGATCCAGGGGCTGTACAAGCGCCACACGATCACGGCCCGCCACACGCCGGTCGAGAACAACGTCTGGGGCGCCAGCGAGGGCGCCGCGACGTTTTCGACGGCGTTCGAGAAGATGCGGGCCGGCAAGGAGTTCTGTCGGAACCCCTACGAGAAGTACGTCGAGGACGGCGAGACGAAACAGCAAAACGGCGTCGGCGAGATCGAGGGCCGCCTCGTCGACGACCCCGCCGACCTCGGTAGCGAGGGGAACGTCTTCCTGCGGTGTGGCAGCTCCGAGCAGCTGCCCGTCGCGGACGACAGCGTGGACGCGGTCATCACCGACCCGCCCTACCTCGACAACGTCATGTACGCCGAGACGGCGGATTTCTACTACGTCTGGCTCACACAGGTCCTCGAGGACGAGTACGACCAGTTTGCCCCCGAGCGCACGCCCAAGGCCAGCGAGGTCGTCAGCGACCCTGCCAGCGCCGACAGCGTCGAGACCTACCGCGACGAGGAGCACTTCGTTGCGGGACTGACGAGCGTCTTCGAGGAGGCAAACCGTGCGCTCAAAGACGACGGCGTCATGGCGTTTACGTTCCACCATACCGAGACCGCGGGCTGGAGCACGGTGCTAACGGCCGTCCTCGAGGCCGGGTTCACGGTGACGGCGGTCCATCCGATCCGCGGCGAGATGCGCGGCAGCACCCACATCCATAACAAGGACAGCATCGAGTACGACGTGATCGTCGTCTGTCGCTCCCGCCGCGAGGAGCCGGAAGCGGTGCGCTGGGAGACCCTCCTGGAGGAGATCCACGACCGAGCCAGCGAGGCGATCGAACGACTCGAGGCCGACGGACCGCGGCTCGCGCGGGGCGACGTCTTCGCCGTCGCGATGGGGACGTGCCTTGAGGCCTTTTCGGAGCACTACCCGAACGTGACCCGCGACGGCCAGCGCGTCTCGGTCGACGACGCGATAGCGACGATCCGCGACGTCGTCGTCGAGCGACTGCTGAGCGAACGGGTTCGGCTGTTGAGCGAGGCGACCGAGCCGACGACCGCCGTCTACCTGGCCACCGTCCTGGGTCGCGGGGGGACGATCGCGGCCGATACCTTGCGCGAGGACCTCCGACGGCGCGCGGTCGACGTCGACGATCTCGTCGCGGAGGGACTTCTCGAGCGGGACGGCGAGCAGCTCCTGGTAGTGGCGCCGAGCGACCGCGTCGAGCTGATCGAGGAGAAGGACGATCCCCTCGCCGTGGACAGGGCCCACTACCTCTTCCACCTCGCCGAGACCGACCGCCTGGTTCGGGAGTTCGGCCCCTGGACCGACGACGGCGCGATCGCGGCTCTCGAACAGTTGGCCGAGATCGAAAACGAGGACGCCTACGCCGAAATCGCCGACTACGTCCGGGATCGGTCGGATACCCAGCGGGGTCTCGAGGAGTTCGGCTGA
- a CDS encoding PhiH1 repressor yields MRLSGTWMTIWDDRILEIIRKEDAGRVGDLAERDAIRISQSSVSRRCKKLAENDLLQPLGNGVYTITGKGEAYLNEEYDAENDIFLNGNGSKDGPTASETSELR; encoded by the coding sequence ATGCGATTATCTGGGACGTGGATGACGATCTGGGATGACCGCATTCTCGAGATAATTCGAAAGGAGGATGCAGGTCGGGTTGGCGATCTCGCTGAACGAGATGCGATCCGTATTTCTCAGTCCTCGGTTTCCCGTCGTTGCAAGAAATTAGCTGAAAACGATCTGCTCCAGCCGCTTGGGAACGGTGTTTACACGATTACCGGGAAAGGGGAAGCGTATCTTAACGAAGAGTACGACGCTGAGAACGATATCTTCCTGAACGGAAACGGTTCAAAAGACGGTCCAACTGCAAGCGAAACCTCCGAATTGCGATGA
- a CDS encoding site-specific integrase translates to MDSPGFEPGASPQACYRRFSVEAMTTLEPMHPTEAVQTYLDGRTDLSPSSKENHEYRLERFLEWCEEEGIDDMNDLTGRNLHQHKIWRSQDVNNVTLKNQLGTVRQS, encoded by the coding sequence ATGGACTCGCCGGGATTTGAACCCGGGGCCTCTCCTCAGGCCTGCTACCGTCGGTTTTCCGTGGAAGCCATGACCACGTTAGAACCGATGCATCCGACGGAAGCCGTACAGACCTACCTTGACGGTAGAACAGACCTCTCTCCCTCCTCTAAGGAGAACCACGAGTATCGGCTTGAGCGATTCCTCGAGTGGTGTGAGGAAGAAGGGATAGATGACATGAACGATCTCACCGGACGGAATCTACACCAGCACAAGATATGGCGCTCTCAGGACGTGAATAACGTCACTCTCAAGAATCAACTCGGGACCGTCCGACAGTCTTAG
- a CDS encoding PIN domain-containing protein produces MTFLDSSVIIDMLEGVDDTVAYVESQSTPYLTSSICVYEVLAGTLGHEETDLREERQRFGGVRALAFNEQIALEAAELQDRLLADVERMAVRDLMIAATARSTGDRLVVADSDFQTAALEETMDVTNLREA; encoded by the coding sequence ATGACGTTCCTCGATTCGTCGGTCATCATCGACATGCTCGAAGGGGTCGACGATACCGTGGCCTACGTCGAATCCCAATCGACGCCGTATCTCACGTCCTCGATCTGTGTCTACGAAGTCCTCGCGGGGACACTCGGCCACGAGGAGACGGATCTCCGAGAGGAGCGCCAGCGCTTCGGGGGCGTTCGTGCGCTCGCGTTCAACGAGCAGATCGCACTCGAGGCCGCCGAATTACAGGACCGGTTGCTTGCCGACGTCGAACGGATGGCCGTTCGGGATCTCATGATCGCGGCGACCGCTCGCTCGACCGGTGACCGGCTCGTCGTCGCCGACTCCGATTTCCAAACGGCGGCACTCGAGGAGACGATGGACGTGACGAACCTTCGGGAGGCCTAA
- a CDS encoding VOC family protein produces MVGEDIPQIGVELPELSQVAFVVEDIEDGIDRFDGLLGIGPWEIHRFEPPAMTDRTFRGEDGEFSMLLALAQLGDTMIELIEPLEGPSIYTEHLDEHGEGLHHVACFAFEDPHAVVEAFEDAGMPVLQSGNYEGVEFWYVDTADELNGTIFETAANVESLPEPDATYPE; encoded by the coding sequence ATGGTTGGTGAAGACATACCACAGATCGGCGTCGAGCTCCCCGAACTCTCGCAGGTCGCGTTCGTTGTCGAGGACATAGAGGACGGGATAGACCGGTTCGACGGACTGCTCGGGATCGGTCCCTGGGAGATCCACCGGTTCGAGCCGCCCGCAATGACCGACCGGACCTTCCGGGGCGAGGACGGCGAGTTCTCGATGCTGCTCGCGCTCGCACAGCTCGGGGACACGATGATCGAGCTGATCGAGCCCCTCGAGGGGCCCAGTATCTACACCGAGCACCTCGATGAGCACGGCGAGGGGCTCCACCACGTCGCCTGCTTCGCGTTCGAGGACCCTCACGCCGTCGTCGAGGCGTTCGAGGACGCGGGGATGCCGGTGCTCCAGAGCGGGAACTACGAGGGCGTCGAGTTCTGGTACGTCGACACCGCGGACGAACTCAACGGGACGATCTTCGAGACCGCGGCGAACGTCGAGTCGCTTCCTGAACCCGACGCAACGTACCCGGAGTGA
- a CDS encoding 2-oxo acid dehydrogenase subunit E2, whose translation MGYVIKMPKLGLEMERGELLGWAVEEGETIEEGELVAEVESEKSIGEIDAREDGVLRRTYLEPGESVPPGTPIGIVAPADADIGDLEAEVEAELEDVDAGETPAATADADSGAEAATDGATSEAATGAGAAADTGKVSPRARKRAEELGVELEGIEGTGYQGAVTEDDVERAAETNEGVATAVQASPRARKRAEELGVDLATVEGTGYQGSVTEDDVERAAESVDDAGRTLREERPFDGMRRTIASRLGESYREAVHVTTHREADAEALFAAADAANDVLDADVSVQDVLLLAVSAALEDHPAFNATFEDDTHRLWADHNLGVAVDIEQGLIAPVLRNVEKKSLETVARERRELVGAALEGEYTMDDLRGGTFTVTNLGVLGVESFDPVINPPQVAILGVDAVAERPTRDPDDGVEWRRHLPFDLSFDHRVVDGADAARFLETLIERVEEPWSLLPEDVDRADGTETEMPGRTVTASNPEGMAGRIEAGSFEWSYDEPEDAGGSETGPTPVDVFLGGLAACLSLSVRFQAEKRDAAVGEIDVTTDAEPEHGAVEQLAATIRLESDADDDTLERIVDLGERGCHVSQLLREDLSLELSWERL comes from the coding sequence ATGGGTTATGTTATCAAGATGCCGAAGCTCGGGCTGGAGATGGAACGCGGGGAGCTGCTGGGGTGGGCGGTCGAGGAAGGCGAGACGATCGAAGAGGGTGAACTCGTCGCCGAGGTCGAGTCCGAGAAGAGCATCGGTGAGATCGACGCCCGCGAGGACGGCGTCCTCCGGCGAACCTACCTCGAGCCGGGCGAGTCGGTGCCGCCCGGGACGCCGATCGGGATCGTCGCTCCCGCCGACGCGGATATCGGCGACCTTGAGGCCGAGGTCGAGGCCGAACTCGAGGACGTTGACGCCGGCGAGACGCCTGCTGCGACCGCGGACGCGGACTCGGGTGCCGAAGCCGCGACCGACGGTGCCACCTCGGAGGCGGCGACCGGGGCGGGGGCGGCCGCCGACACGGGCAAGGTCTCGCCACGCGCACGGAAACGGGCCGAGGAGCTCGGCGTGGAGCTCGAGGGAATCGAGGGGACGGGGTACCAGGGCGCGGTCACCGAGGACGACGTCGAGCGTGCGGCCGAGACCAACGAGGGCGTAGCGACGGCGGTCCAGGCCTCTCCGCGGGCCCGCAAGCGCGCCGAGGAGTTGGGTGTCGACCTCGCGACCGTCGAAGGGACGGGGTACCAGGGATCGGTCACCGAGGACGACGTCGAGCGTGCGGCCGAATCGGTCGACGACGCCGGACGAACGCTCCGCGAGGAGCGGCCCTTCGACGGGATGCGCCGCACGATCGCCTCGCGGCTCGGCGAGAGCTACCGCGAGGCCGTCCACGTCACGACCCACCGCGAGGCCGACGCCGAGGCGCTGTTCGCCGCGGCCGACGCCGCGAACGACGTCCTCGACGCCGACGTCTCCGTCCAGGACGTCCTCCTGCTCGCGGTCTCGGCGGCTCTCGAGGACCATCCCGCGTTCAACGCGACCTTCGAGGACGACACCCACCGCCTCTGGGCGGACCACAACCTCGGGGTCGCCGTCGACATCGAACAGGGGCTCATCGCCCCGGTGCTCCGGAACGTCGAGAAGAAGTCCCTCGAGACGGTCGCACGCGAGCGCCGCGAGCTCGTCGGGGCCGCCCTCGAGGGCGAGTACACGATGGACGACCTGCGGGGCGGGACGTTCACGGTGACGAACCTCGGCGTGCTGGGCGTCGAGTCGTTCGATCCGGTTATCAATCCGCCCCAGGTCGCGATCCTCGGAGTCGACGCCGTCGCCGAACGACCGACGCGGGACCCCGACGACGGGGTCGAGTGGCGCCGTCACCTCCCGTTCGACCTCTCTTTCGACCACCGGGTCGTCGACGGCGCTGACGCCGCCAGGTTCCTCGAGACGCTGATCGAGCGCGTCGAGGAGCCGTGGTCGCTGCTCCCCGAGGACGTCGACCGCGCGGACGGGACCGAAACCGAGATGCCCGGCCGAACCGTCACCGCCTCTAATCCCGAAGGGATGGCCGGCCGGATCGAGGCGGGCTCGTTCGAGTGGTCCTACGACGAGCCCGAGGACGCCGGCGGCTCGGAGACCGGTCCCACCCCGGTCGACGTCTTCCTCGGCGGACTGGCGGCCTGCCTCTCGCTTTCGGTTCGGTTCCAGGCCGAAAAGCGCGACGCCGCAGTCGGCGAGATCGACGTCACGACCGACGCCGAACCCGAGCACGGCGCCGTCGAGCAGCTCGCCGCGACGATTCGCCTCGAGAGCGACGCCGACGACGACACGCTCGAGCGGATCGTCGATCTCGGCGAGCGGGGCTGTCACGTCTCGCAGCTGCTTCGCGAGGACCTGTCGCTGGAGCTCTCCTGGGAGCGTCTCTAA
- a CDS encoding DUF7557 family protein, whose product MHVSTSIRVSEETKEKLDRLKRDDESSDELLARLASDEEPIAVGSWDSDTADRARDAIDRSRDSFER is encoded by the coding sequence ATGCACGTGAGTACGTCCATTCGCGTCTCGGAAGAGACGAAAGAGAAACTCGACCGGTTGAAGCGCGACGACGAGAGCTCCGACGAGTTACTGGCGCGACTGGCGAGCGACGAGGAGCCGATCGCCGTCGGCTCCTGGGATTCGGACACCGCTGATCGAGCCCGTGACGCTATCGACCGTTCCCGAGACAGCTTCGAGCGATGA
- a CDS encoding ribbon-helix-helix domain-containing protein has product MKYANVSVKFPEELDRELEQFLEETGVYTNKSEFIKESVRRHLIELNDEPAIAALRVEQLLARAEQNSVSDDELHARLDELRQHVDEAEVADAIEAAREDAADEYVDHA; this is encoded by the coding sequence ATGAAGTACGCCAACGTCAGCGTCAAGTTCCCCGAAGAACTCGATCGGGAACTCGAGCAGTTCCTCGAGGAGACGGGCGTCTACACGAACAAAAGCGAGTTCATTAAGGAGTCAGTCCGTCGTCACCTGATCGAACTGAACGACGAGCCGGCGATCGCGGCGCTGCGCGTCGAGCAGTTACTCGCTCGCGCCGAACAGAATTCAGTGAGCGACGACGAACTACACGCCCGGCTCGACGAGCTTCGCCAGCACGTCGACGAAGCGGAAGTCGCGGACGCGATCGAAGCCGCTCGCGAGGACGCAGCCGACGAGTACGTCGATCACGCGTGA